A genomic stretch from Mycobacterium malmoense includes:
- a CDS encoding catalase gives MTEKFTTTGAGRPIPSDELSLTLGPDGPVLMQDFYLIEALADFNRERVPERQPHAKGTGAFGRFEVTNDVSAYTRAAMFQPGATTEAFVRLAGNASERGSADTLRDTRGFSVKFYTSEGNYDIVGNNVPMFFIRDAIKFPNLIRASKRRADTDCHDHNMVWDFWTLSPESAHLVTLVMGDRGIPKSFRHMNGYGLHAFSWINAAGEIFWVKYHFKSDQGVECLTQEEADRLAGTDPDCNVRDLHDAIERGECPSWSLKVQIMPFEEAKTYRLNPFDVTKVWPHADYPLIDVGTLTLDRNITDHHTEVEQATFTPASLVPGIGLSPDRLLLGRSFAYADAHRHRVGVNHNQLPVNAPKVEVRSYAKDGAMRFYNRADPVYVPNSAGGPHADPARAAEVRWAADGQMVRAAQTLRPDDDDWSQARSLIREVMDEAQRERLVHNVVLHVSDGVKEPVLSRVFEYWHNIDPDIGKRIEQGVRAVLNG, from the coding sequence ATGACCGAGAAGTTCACCACGACAGGTGCGGGCCGGCCAATTCCCAGTGATGAGCTGTCGTTGACGCTCGGGCCCGACGGCCCGGTGTTGATGCAGGATTTCTATCTGATTGAGGCGCTAGCCGATTTCAACCGGGAGCGGGTCCCGGAACGTCAGCCCCACGCCAAGGGCACCGGCGCGTTCGGCCGCTTCGAAGTGACCAACGATGTCAGCGCCTATACCCGTGCGGCGATGTTTCAGCCGGGCGCTACCACTGAGGCGTTTGTCCGCCTGGCAGGCAACGCCAGTGAGCGCGGCAGCGCCGACACGCTGCGCGACACCCGGGGGTTTTCGGTGAAGTTTTACACCTCCGAGGGCAATTACGACATCGTCGGCAATAACGTGCCGATGTTTTTCATTCGGGATGCGATCAAGTTTCCCAACTTGATCCGCGCGTCCAAGCGCCGCGCCGATACCGATTGCCACGACCACAACATGGTGTGGGATTTTTGGACGCTGTCCCCCGAGTCGGCGCATCTGGTGACCCTGGTGATGGGGGATCGGGGCATCCCGAAGTCGTTTCGGCACATGAACGGCTATGGCCTGCATGCGTTTAGTTGGATCAACGCTGCTGGGGAGATCTTTTGGGTCAAGTATCATTTCAAGAGCGATCAAGGGGTGGAGTGTTTGACCCAGGAGGAAGCTGACCGCCTCGCCGGCACTGACCCGGATTGCAATGTGCGCGATCTGCACGACGCGATCGAGCGCGGCGAGTGCCCGAGTTGGTCGCTGAAGGTGCAGATCATGCCGTTCGAGGAGGCAAAGACCTACCGGCTCAATCCCTTTGATGTGACCAAGGTGTGGCCGCACGCTGATTATCCGTTGATCGACGTGGGCACGTTGACGTTGGACCGCAACATCACCGATCATCACACCGAGGTGGAGCAGGCGACCTTTACGCCTGCCAGCCTGGTGCCGGGAATCGGGTTGAGCCCGGATCGGCTGTTGCTCGGGCGAAGCTTCGCCTACGCCGATGCGCACCGGCACCGCGTTGGGGTCAACCACAATCAACTCCCGGTCAACGCCCCCAAGGTCGAGGTGCGCAGTTACGCCAAGGACGGGGCGATGCGCTTCTACAACCGCGCCGATCCGGTGTATGTCCCCAATTCTGCGGGTGGGCCACACGCCGATCCCGCTCGGGCGGCCGAGGTGCGCTGGGCCGCCGACGGGCAGATGGTGCGCGCCGCTCAGACGCTGCGTCCCGATGACGACGACTGGAGCCAGGCCCGCAGCTTGATCCGGGAGGTGATGGACGAAGCGCAGCGGGAACGCCTGGTGCACAACGTCGTTTTGCATGTGTCCGACGGTGTGAAAGAGCCGGTACTTTCGCGGGTGTTCGAGTACTGGCACAACATCGACCCCGACATCGGCAAGAGAATCGAACAGGGAGTCCGCGCCGTCCTGAACGGATAA
- a CDS encoding NAD-dependent formate dehydrogenase has product MAKCVMVLYPDPLDGYPPKYARDSIPVIKSYPDGSSLPTPSKIDFTPGELLGCVSGALGLRKFFEDGGHELVVTSDKDGPRSEFEHHLPDADIVISQPFWPAYITKERFAKAPKLKLALTAGIGSDHVDLDEARARGVTVAEETYSNSISVAEHAVMQILALVRNFVPSHRWAATGGWNIADCVARAYDIEGMDVGVIAAGRIGRAVLQRMKPFGVRLHYFDVHRLPAEVENDLNVTYHPDVESLAASVDVVSIHSPLIAQTHHMFNEKLLKLMRRGSYIVNTARAEETDQRAIAAALESGQLAGYAGDVWYPQPPPPDHPWRMMPNNAMTPHVSGTSLSAQARYAAGTREILEDWFTGKSIRSEYLIVEGGKFVGTGAVSYEQ; this is encoded by the coding sequence ATGGCCAAGTGTGTGATGGTGCTGTATCCGGACCCACTCGATGGGTATCCGCCGAAGTACGCCCGCGACAGCATTCCGGTGATCAAGAGCTATCCCGATGGCAGCTCGCTGCCGACCCCGTCGAAGATCGACTTCACACCGGGTGAGCTGCTCGGCTGCGTCTCCGGGGCTTTGGGCCTTCGGAAATTCTTCGAAGACGGCGGCCATGAGTTGGTGGTGACGTCAGATAAGGACGGCCCGCGCTCAGAGTTCGAGCACCACCTACCCGACGCCGACATCGTGATCTCCCAGCCGTTTTGGCCCGCGTACATCACCAAGGAGCGTTTCGCCAAGGCACCCAAGCTCAAGCTGGCGTTGACTGCCGGGATCGGCTCGGATCATGTGGATCTCGACGAGGCTCGGGCCCGGGGGGTCACGGTCGCCGAGGAAACTTACAGCAACAGCATCAGTGTCGCCGAGCACGCGGTGATGCAAATCTTGGCGTTGGTGCGAAACTTTGTCCCATCGCACCGGTGGGCCGCCACCGGCGGGTGGAACATCGCCGACTGTGTTGCGCGCGCTTACGACATCGAGGGCATGGATGTCGGGGTGATCGCCGCCGGGCGAATCGGGCGTGCGGTACTGCAACGGATGAAGCCGTTCGGGGTTCGCCTGCATTACTTCGATGTTCACCGTTTGCCGGCGGAGGTGGAAAACGACCTCAATGTGACCTATCACCCCGATGTGGAGTCGCTGGCAGCCTCGGTGGACGTGGTGTCGATCCACTCGCCGCTGATCGCGCAGACCCATCACATGTTCAACGAGAAGCTGCTGAAGTTGATGCGACGCGGCTCCTACATCGTCAACACCGCCCGCGCGGAGGAAACCGACCAGAGGGCAATTGCGGCGGCGCTAGAGAGCGGCCAGCTCGCCGGCTACGCCGGTGACGTGTGGTACCCGCAGCCGCCGCCACCGGATCACCCATGGCGGATGATGCCCAATAACGCGATGACCCCGCATGTTTCGGGAACCTCCTTGTCGGCCCAGGCGCGTTATGCGGCGGGCACTCGAGAAATCCTCGAAGACTGGTTTACCGGCAAATCCATCCGCTCGGAGTACCTGATCGTGGAGGGGGGAAAGTTCGTCGGCACCGGCGCCGTGTCCTACGAGCAATGA
- a CDS encoding PucR family transcriptional regulator yields MGTDSGYGGNQTLEKPRPASGDEGAPASSDGVDGDVFVAALLGEQTELARRVREAIQLEIPVYRSMAGEALDIEVGRELRPLLRSGCSKRALTDRERIKLDALGEQQARQGVPIDDVLRAWRIGIETVVGYAREVGQRRGIAEARVLEFVQSVLAWSDLAIIATTRAHRRAERAAARGSDECRANFVRGALLGTISRAELRVQAEIYGLDPAAEYVAVRARLGENLAQRKLERTLGLHDPAHGRCGLCALVNGDAAGFSSQAPPKDVDGVVGFGPPRPLDHLAESYRSAARALVTAEACGLQGAHDIASLGLRPAVALDVEVGELLRRRYLDPLGAASSVGELIATLRAYLACGMHVERTATRLFVHQNTVRYRIARFEELTGTSLGDTEVLLEVWWALELSAMHL; encoded by the coding sequence ATGGGGACTGATAGCGGGTATGGCGGTAACCAGACCTTGGAAAAGCCTCGTCCGGCATCCGGGGATGAGGGCGCACCGGCGTCAAGCGACGGCGTGGATGGCGACGTGTTTGTGGCCGCCTTGCTCGGCGAGCAAACAGAACTTGCTCGACGTGTCCGCGAGGCAATACAGCTTGAGATTCCGGTATATCGTTCGATGGCGGGAGAGGCCCTCGACATCGAGGTGGGCCGTGAACTCCGGCCGCTGTTGCGATCTGGCTGCAGCAAGCGAGCCTTAACTGATCGAGAACGCATAAAGCTTGACGCCTTGGGTGAACAGCAAGCGCGTCAGGGAGTACCCATCGACGATGTGCTTCGCGCGTGGCGAATCGGCATTGAAACCGTGGTTGGGTACGCGCGTGAGGTAGGACAACGTCGAGGCATCGCTGAGGCGCGGGTGCTGGAGTTCGTCCAGTCAGTTTTGGCGTGGTCTGACCTGGCCATAATCGCAACCACGCGCGCCCATCGGCGGGCGGAACGTGCTGCGGCTCGGGGATCAGACGAATGCCGCGCAAACTTTGTTCGAGGCGCGTTGTTGGGCACGATTTCTCGCGCTGAACTGCGGGTTCAGGCTGAGATCTACGGGCTTGATCCGGCTGCTGAGTATGTTGCGGTGCGGGCCCGCCTCGGCGAAAACCTTGCTCAGCGCAAGTTGGAGCGGACACTGGGTCTGCATGACCCGGCACACGGCCGGTGTGGTCTGTGCGCACTGGTTAATGGCGACGCCGCTGGCTTCTCGAGTCAGGCACCACCAAAGGATGTCGACGGTGTCGTTGGATTTGGCCCGCCGAGGCCGCTGGACCATCTTGCCGAGTCGTACCGCTCGGCCGCACGCGCTTTGGTGACCGCGGAGGCCTGTGGACTTCAGGGCGCCCATGACATCGCGTCACTAGGCCTGCGTCCGGCCGTCGCGTTGGATGTCGAGGTGGGCGAGTTACTTCGACGGCGTTATCTGGACCCACTCGGTGCGGCCAGCTCTGTAGGCGAACTCATTGCGACGCTTCGGGCCTACCTAGCTTGTGGGATGCATGTGGAACGGACGGCGACAAGGCTGTTCGTGCATCAGAACACGGTGCGCTATCGGATCGCTCGGTTCGAAGAACTGACCGGGACAAGTCTGGGTGACACCGAAGTTCTTCTCGAAGTGTGGTGGGCCCTTGAGCTTTCGGCGATGCATTTGTAG
- a CDS encoding LysR family transcriptional regulator: MLFRQLEYFIAVAQERHFGRAAQKCHVSQPTLSAAIAKLERELDVKLIERGHSFVGLTPEGERLLTWAKRILREHATFKAELDAMRSGIAGTLRLGTIPTASTTSSLVLSAFCSQHPMAKVRVLSQLATSELYRRLNDFELDAAIVPVMQENAQGLDFAPLYEESYAVIAPVGMLPTTTSTASTVRWSDAARLPLALLTPDMRVRQIIDAAFAGVGITASPQVETDSVSTLLAQAANGDRACIVPHTWLWTTLINAELRAFELVDPVVKTPIAVAINSTGHAPAIARAFVDSAKHLALDEFFTKRLGNIFHH, from the coding sequence GTGCTGTTCCGGCAGCTGGAATACTTCATCGCAGTCGCCCAGGAACGGCACTTCGGCCGCGCGGCACAGAAGTGCCACGTTTCGCAACCCACACTTTCCGCCGCGATCGCCAAACTCGAACGCGAGCTCGACGTCAAGCTGATCGAGCGCGGACATAGCTTTGTTGGCCTCACTCCCGAAGGGGAGCGGCTGCTCACGTGGGCTAAGCGGATACTTCGCGAACATGCCACCTTCAAAGCCGAGCTCGACGCCATGCGATCCGGTATAGCCGGGACACTGCGCCTGGGCACCATACCAACCGCTTCGACCACCTCGTCTCTGGTCCTGTCCGCGTTCTGTTCACAACACCCGATGGCCAAAGTTAGAGTCCTGTCTCAACTGGCAACGTCCGAGTTGTACCGGCGCCTAAATGATTTCGAACTCGACGCCGCGATCGTGCCCGTGATGCAGGAGAACGCACAAGGGTTGGACTTTGCCCCGCTATACGAGGAGAGCTACGCCGTAATCGCTCCGGTCGGCATGCTGCCCACAACCACCTCGACTGCCTCCACGGTGCGGTGGTCTGACGCTGCCCGGCTACCCCTAGCGCTGCTCACACCCGACATGCGCGTCCGCCAGATCATCGATGCCGCGTTTGCCGGCGTCGGAATCACGGCCAGTCCCCAGGTCGAGACCGACTCTGTCAGCACGTTGCTGGCACAGGCCGCCAACGGTGACAGAGCCTGCATCGTGCCACACACCTGGTTGTGGACGACACTGATAAACGCCGAACTTCGCGCCTTCGAACTGGTCGATCCCGTCGTGAAAACACCGATTGCGGTCGCGATTAACTCCACCGGACACGCGCCAGCAATCGCACGCGCGTTCGTGGACAGCGCAAAGCACCTTGCGCTCGACGAGTTCTTCACCAAACGGCTTGGAAACATCTTTCACCACTGA
- a CDS encoding rolling circle replication-associated protein: MPNVSGSTARSTAVTAERPTPWLDTTRTASRNTVGAADAGRPRAPEAAKAAGRESGSGRSDGGCGGGRVPAGIDGLVICAKNVRAAAAGGVDAELSAADALGLRFPSPDLVASAAALFDRAQPWACGRDRLGVEPESGRFRITVGPGVVRLGWTRPVGAEKASERAVKHHRVDVAAEEYCIKTGRDTSDPPGRAITEWSRKSRAAMCRTFAELDYTPLVESGRVPAMVTLTYPGDWETVAPDGASVKRHMVLWRKRFQREWGEPARYIWKLEFQRRGAPHIHLWLAPPHAVGRSGRKFRDWLSQEWADIVAHPDPEQRARHLLAGTAIDILNGLRACDPKRLAIYFTKHSSPNQLGDKEYQHIVPEAWRRPGHGPGRFWGVHGLQRATVAVEVAQDAYLTARRIVRRWSRSRAVYGDRTHRFPTAVIPRMARVAVRRAASKSCKVHHRRVLRRRSLCSQGGLAGGYVLVNDGPGFASQLAAALSADST; encoded by the coding sequence ATGCCCAACGTCTCTGGGTCGACCGCGCGCTCGACAGCCGTAACTGCGGAGCGACCGACTCCTTGGCTCGACACAACCCGAACGGCCAGCCGGAACACGGTTGGAGCCGCGGACGCCGGTAGACCGCGAGCGCCCGAGGCCGCCAAGGCCGCAGGGCGCGAGAGCGGCAGCGGTCGGTCGGACGGCGGGTGCGGCGGAGGCCGTGTTCCGGCTGGGATCGACGGGCTTGTTATATGTGCCAAAAATGTCCGCGCCGCCGCAGCGGGCGGCGTCGACGCGGAGCTGTCAGCCGCAGACGCCCTGGGGCTGCGGTTCCCGAGCCCCGATTTGGTGGCTTCGGCAGCGGCGCTGTTTGATCGGGCGCAGCCGTGGGCTTGTGGTCGGGACCGGTTGGGTGTGGAACCTGAGTCCGGCCGGTTTCGAATCACGGTTGGTCCTGGCGTGGTCCGCCTCGGCTGGACCAGGCCTGTTGGCGCTGAAAAGGCATCTGAGCGTGCCGTCAAGCATCATCGGGTCGACGTAGCGGCCGAGGAGTACTGCATTAAGACCGGCCGCGACACGTCTGATCCGCCTGGGCGTGCGATCACCGAGTGGTCCCGCAAGTCACGTGCTGCGATGTGCCGCACCTTCGCCGAACTCGACTACACGCCCCTGGTGGAGTCCGGGCGGGTGCCAGCGATGGTGACCCTGACCTATCCTGGTGATTGGGAAACTGTCGCCCCTGACGGGGCCAGCGTCAAGCGGCATATGGTGCTGTGGCGCAAACGATTTCAGCGTGAATGGGGCGAACCAGCCCGCTACATCTGGAAGCTGGAATTTCAACGTCGCGGAGCCCCACATATCCACCTCTGGCTGGCTCCCCCACATGCCGTCGGCCGGTCAGGGCGCAAATTCCGCGACTGGCTCTCACAGGAATGGGCGGACATCGTCGCCCATCCCGACCCAGAGCAACGCGCACGACATCTGCTAGCTGGTACGGCCATCGACATTCTGAACGGGTTGCGCGCCTGCGATCCCAAGCGGTTAGCGATCTACTTCACGAAACACTCATCACCAAATCAACTGGGCGACAAGGAATATCAGCATATCGTTCCAGAGGCCTGGAGGCGGCCGGGCCACGGGCCGGGTCGCTTTTGGGGGGTTCATGGGCTGCAACGGGCAACCGTGGCCGTGGAGGTCGCCCAGGACGCATATCTGACGGCTCGAAGGATCGTGCGGCGGTGGTCGCGGTCCCGGGCCGTCTATGGCGATCGCACGCACCGCTTTCCTACCGCAGTCATCCCGCGAATGGCGCGCGTAGCTGTTCGACGTGCAGCGAGTAAGAGCTGCAAAGTGCACCATCGCAGGGTGCTCCGCCGACGATCGCTGTGCAGCCAAGGCGGACTTGCCGGCGGATATGTGCTTGTGAATGACGGACCAGGGTTCGCATCTCAGCTCGCCGCAGCTTTGTCGGCAGACAGTACCTGA